A single genomic interval of Helianthus annuus cultivar XRQ/B chromosome 6, HanXRQr2.0-SUNRISE, whole genome shotgun sequence harbors:
- the LOC110944320 gene encoding uncharacterized mitochondrial protein AtMg01250-like: MEFLDKWRMWINGILASARSFVLVNGAPTFEFQCQKGLRQGDPLSPFLFLIAMEVLSRLISNTSDLGIFKGIKTPNEGPILSHFLYVDDALILGEWSEENIKTVARILRIFHICSDLKINFNKSNLFGIGVNEEDIDLMSSLLGCKKGSLHFSLKSMPRRRRDSAKGIQPRHNIQTKYNTFFETHPSI, translated from the coding sequence ATGGAGTTTCTGGATAAATGGCGTATGTGGATTAATGGCATCTTAGCTTCGGCTAGATCGTTCGTTTTAGTTAACGGGGCGCCGACGTTTGAGTTCCAATGCCAAAAGGGTTTGCGGCAGGGAGATCCCCTTTCtccgtttttatttttaattgcCATGGAAGTGTTATCTCGTCTTATTTCGAATACTAGTGACTTGGGGATCTTTAAAGGAATTAAAACTCCTAATGAGGGACCTATTTTGTCGCATTTTCTTTATGTTGATGACGCTCTCATTTTGGGGGAATGGAGTGAGGAGAATATTAAGACGGTGGCTAGAATTTTGAGGATTTTCCATATTTGCTCGGATTTAAAGATTAATTTTAACAAATCTAATCTTTTCGGGATAGGGGTTAATGAAGAAGATATCGATCTTATGTCAAGTTTATTGGGATGTAAGAAAGGGTCATTGCATTTCTCACTTAAATCAATGCCACGCCGCCGAAGAGACTCTGCTAAAGGAATACAACCTAGACACAACATCCAAACAAAATACAATACCTTTTTTGAAACCCACCCTTCCATTTAA